The Candidatus Neomarinimicrobiota bacterium genome contains the following window.
CACCAGATATACAAGTGACACTGCCGTAAGTGTAGACCCGAGAATAAACAGCACATTGTGCACCGTCCAACCCGTGGAAAAATTCCGGACGATGGCCAGCCGGCCTTCCACCGATGGTTCCATATATATTTTTGCCACGTTCGGCATCGCAAATGCAGAGATAATAAAAAGCGATGATCCAATAATCAGCAACAGCCCGGCAAGTTTCACCTCGCTCATGGGACGCCTCCTTTTTTTGGGGGTGTTCTTCTTTCGAATATCAGGTGATAACCCGAAATGATTTTCGCTAAAACGCGTGCCGTGTTCTGCAATAAACCTCAAACGTGATGAACTTTATCATATTCAAATTTAAAATAAAATACAAGAATATTTTAATGTACACACTCCATAACAATTCTTTCTAAGAATGGCGACGCATTTTCGATTGAGTAATCAGAGGAGTAGGTAACGTCACTGACTGCGAGGAAGCAGTCTATGCATCAGTGTTCGAATGGAGCCCCCCAGACCAGGTCAACATATGAATATCCCGGTAGGGTGAATGCAATGTTCCGGTTATCCTGTATTTTCTCGGGTACTACCACCTGAAAATTGATATTTACCATGCCAACGAGTGTGACTATTTATTTAGGTGTCCTCACGAAACAACAGTCGTAAATAGGAGTGATAGTGCGATAACTGGTTTGCAATAATCTCCGGTTCCTTTAAGGATCCCGATAACACGTACGCCCCTTCAAATATAACCAACAGCATATCTGCCAGACTCGTATAGTCTACCTCGATACGCGGGGTGTTTTGTTGATCCACCTCTTTCAATTTCTCCGAAACCCTGTGACGCCAATGCAACATGGAATTGCGTATAATCTCCATGACCTGGTCATCAAACAGCTCTGACTGGTTCAGGTAGGAGGCAAAAAGGCATCCGGGATACGGTTCATCCAGCGTCTTCATCTCCTGCTCGAATAACTTGACAAAAATAAGAAGTTGCTGGAGCGGATCATCACTGAGATCTTCCGCCTTGTCGAGAGTTTCTTCAAGGTGTTTGGCGTCCCCTTCGGCGTAGCGTTGTACAAGGATACGGCCTAACTCGTCTTTGCTGGAGAAATGATGGAAAAAGGCCCCTTTACTCACGCCGGTTTTCTCGATGACCGCATCGACGGTTGTGCCGGAAAATCCGAGGTCCAGGATCAGGGAATGCGCAACATTCAGAATTTTTTCCCGGGTATTTTTAGGATCTTTACTCATTTAAAAAACCTCAAACATACTAATTAGTTTGTTTGTATTTATTTCTTCGGTTGTTGTGTGATTATCACCAATAACGCCTTAGTGGAAAATAATCATAAATTTCTGGAGTAGACAGAATAAATTCGTTCTTGACAATAATGAACTATATTTATTAACATACCGACCAGTTGGTTTGTTAATAAAAAAACAAGGAGTCGGTTATGTGTAATACAGCAGTTTCCCTTCCGGAAACCAACGGAGGAACGCCGGGATTTGACGAATGGTATGTAACAGCGATCAACAACGGTGCCGTTATGCTGATGATATCCATTGGGCATAGGACCGGTTTGTTCGATACATTGGCCGATATGGAGTGGACAACCAGTCAGGAGTTGGCTGAAGAAGCCGGACTGAATGAGCGCTACGTGAGAGAATGGCTTGGGACTATGGCAACCGGCGGCATCGTTGATGTGGATGAATCGGACCGGTACCACCTGCCGGCGGATCACGGCCGGTTTTTAACCCGACAGAGCGCAGATGAAAACCTTGCGGCCTTTGCCCAGTATATCTCGCTCCTCGGAGGGACCGAGGACGAGATTGTGGACTGCTTCCAAAATGGTGGCGGCGTCTCGTATGATAAGTATCCGCGCTTCCACGAGATTATGGCCGAAGATAGCGGGATGACAGTTTTGGATGCTCTGGAGGAGGACATTCTTCCATTGGTACCTGAACTTGAGGCAAACCTCTGGAAGGGAATTGAGGTGTTAGACGTAGGATGCGGCCGGGGACTGGCGCTGATGAAAATGGCGCAGCTATTTCCAAATAGCCGGTTCACAGGGATAGATATCTCGAAAGATGCTATCAGCTGGGCCAGGTCAGAAGCCGCAAAAAGAGACCTGGGAAATGTGGTGTTTGA
Protein-coding sequences here:
- a CDS encoding methyltransferase domain-containing protein, with protein sequence MCNTAVSLPETNGGTPGFDEWYVTAINNGAVMLMISIGHRTGLFDTLADMEWTTSQELAEEAGLNERYVREWLGTMATGGIVDVDESDRYHLPADHGRFLTRQSADENLAAFAQYISLLGGTEDEIVDCFQNGGGVSYDKYPRFHEIMAEDSGMTVLDALEEDILPLVPELEANLWKGIEVLDVGCGRGLALMKMAQLFPNSRFTGIDISKDAISWARSEAAKRDLGNVVFEMHDASDFDRTAEPEVFDFVTTFDAIHDQADPLAVLTGIHRTLKPDGVYLMQDIHAQSPVHENLDHPLGPFLYTISGMHCMPVSLAQGGAGLGAMWGREKAKELLNEAGFNQIEIHRLEHDIQNDYYVNRK
- a CDS encoding TetR/AcrR family transcriptional regulator; the protein is MSKDPKNTREKILNVAHSLILDLGFSGTTVDAVIEKTGVSKGAFFHHFSSKDELGRILVQRYAEGDAKHLEETLDKAEDLSDDPLQQLLIFVKLFEQEMKTLDEPYPGCLFASYLNQSELFDDQVMEIIRNSMLHWRHRVSEKLKEVDQQNTPRIEVDYTSLADMLLVIFEGAYVLSGSLKEPEIIANQLSHYHSYLRLLFREDT